The following proteins are co-located in the Phragmites australis chromosome 10, lpPhrAust1.1, whole genome shotgun sequence genome:
- the LOC133883319 gene encoding xyloglucan O-acetyltransferase 1-like isoform X2, giving the protein MRANKPLHPQKQKLSSPNGGKPGYFILPKSACIWFSCGFVSLALLHLFCCSSSGAREAVFSPLLQPGGGKSCNYSEGRWVWAPGHARRYNATECNVKWSHNCIRNGRHDTGYLDWRWQPEGCRLPAFDAKRFLSAMRGKHVAFVGDSMARNQVQSLICLLSAAFPPRIVYRDPEPWKCYFWRWAFPTHDVTVSFYWAPFIARATGKAVNESMAQNMNYVYLDALDDRWAADADTMDVVVLTAGHWFLNGAIYYNGSRVIGHHVHDELNASDIIGYAWPMQLAYRMALDRLSSGRPRTVMLATFSPPHFEGRTLTTGCPRKGPYEEGEKELRPVEKELRSLMYEEAEAATRRSGTTRVEVLDVTKLAFMRPDGHPGAYTHGDPSASGVHKWMLADCLHFCLPGPVDTFNEILQQLLTKSQGEVR; this is encoded by the exons ATGAGAGCGAACAAGCCACTGCATCCCCAGAAGCAGAAGCTATCGTCGCCCAACGGCGGCAAGCCGGGCTATTTCATCCTGCCCAAATCCGCCTGCATTTGGTTCTCCTGCGGATTCGTCTCCTTagccctcctccacctcttctGCTGTTCTTCTTCCGGCGCTCGAGAAGCGGTGTTCTCTCCCCTGCTCCA GCCGGGAGGAGGGAAGAGCTGCAACTATTCGGAGGGGAGGTGGGTGTGGGCGCCGGGCCACGCGCGGCGGTACAACGCCACCGAGTGCAACGTGAAGTGGAGCCACAACTGCATCCGCAACGGGCGGCACGACACGGGCTACCTCGACTGGCGGTGGCAGCCGGAAGGGTGCCGCCTGCCTGCGTTCGACGCCAAGAGGTTCCTCTCGGCGATGCGCGGCAAGCATGTGGCCTTCGTCGGCGACTCGATGGCACGGAACCAGGTCCAGTCCCTCATCTGCCTCCTCAGCGCGGCGTTCCCGCCCCGCATCGTGTACCGGGACCCCGAGCCGTGGAAGTGCTACTTCTGGCGCTGGGCGTTCCCAACGCACGACGTGACGGTGTCCTTTTACTGGGCGCCGTTCATCGCCAGGGCCACGGGCAAGGCGGTGAACGAGAGCATGGCACAAAACATGAACTATGTGTACCTCGACGCGCTCGACGACCGGTGGGCGGCCGACGCCGACACCATGGACGTTGTGGTGCTCACCGCCGGCCACTGGTTTTTGAACGGGGCCATCTACTACAACGGCAGCCGGGTGATCGGCCACCACGTCCACGACGAGCTCAACGCATCCGACATCATCGGCTACGCCTGGCCGATGCAGCTGGCGTATCGAATGGCGTTGGACAGGCTGAGCTCCGGCCGGCCACGAACCGTGATGCTAGCCACCTTCTCACCGCCTCACTTCGAAGGCAGAACCCTCACGACAGGGTGCCCGAGGAAGGGGCCGTACGAGGAGGGGGAGAAGGAGCTGCGACCCGTCGAGAAGGAGCTGAGGAGCCTCATGTACGAGGAGGCCGAGGCCGCGACGCGGAGGAGCGGCACGACGAGGGTCGAGGTGCTGGACGTGACGAAGCTGGCGTTTATGCGGCCGGACGGGCACCCCGGCGCGTACACCCACGGCGACCCGTCCGCGAGCGGCGTGCACAAGTGGATGTTGGCCGACTGCCTCCACTTCTGCCTGCCCGGGCCGGTGGACACGTTCAACGAGATACTGCAGCAGCTCCTGACGAAGAGCCAGGGCGAAGTTAGGTAG
- the LOC133883389 gene encoding xyloglucan O-acetyltransferase 1-like produces MGAYKPLDPHILKPSSTNRGYFLSKPICTWLACGFLCLAALHLLCCSPAGTRQAVFSPLRQYINNTYSFVSSVPEQGKSCNYSEGRWVWAPGHARRYNGTECNVKKSHDCIRNGRTDTRYLDWRWQPAGCPLPAFDANAFLSAVRGKHVAFIGDSMARNQAQSLACLLTAAFPYRLVYRDPGRNKYNFWRLAFPTHDVTVSYYWNPFLVRATGKAEDDSIRYNYVHLDEPGDRWGADADTIDVAVLSASHWLLNGGVYYNGSEVIGAHNAGELNHTGVGYAWPLRMAYRTAVQRLSSGRPRTVVLATFSPSHFEGSTAFNATACTKKEPYKEGERDLGWIDKEMRDIVYDEAKAAKARSGDGSAVSIEVLDVTTLAAMRPDGHPSVYMIRDPFANGAQEKMMSDCLHFCLPGPVDTFNEILLQLLRKRR; encoded by the exons ATGGGAGCGTACAAGCCACTGGATCCCCACATCCTGAAACCATCGAGCACCAATCGTGGATATTTCCTGTCCAAACCCATCTGCACATGGCTCGCCTGCGGCTTCCTCTGCCTGGCcgccctccacctcctctgctGCTCTCCCGCCGGCACTCGACAGGCGGTGTTCTCTCCTCTGCGCCAGTACATCAACAACACttactccttcgtctcatcagT GCCGGAACAAGGGAAGAGCTGCAACTATTCGGAGGGGAGGTGGGTGTGGGCGCCGGGCCACGCGCGGCGGTACAACGGCACCGAGTGCAACGTGAAGAAGAGCCACGACTGCATCCGCAACGGACGGACCGACACGCGCTACCTCGACTGGCGGTGGCAGCCGGCGGGGTGCCCCCTGCCGGCGTTCGACGCCAATGCGTTTCTCTCGGCTGTGCGCGGCAAGCATGTGGCCTTCATCGGCGACTCGATGGCGCGGAACCAGGCCCAGTCCCTCGCCTGCCTCCTCACCGCCGCGTTCCCGTACCGCCTCGTGTACCGGGATCCCGGCCGGAACAAGTACAACTTCTGGCGCTTGGCGTTCCCGACGCACGACGTGACGGTCTCCTATTACTGGAACCCGTTCCTCGTCAGGGCCACAGGCAAGGCGGAGGACGACAGCATCCGCTACAACTATGTGCACCTCGACGAGCCCGGTGACCGGTGGGGGGCTGACGCCGACACGATTGACGTGGCAGTGCTCTCCGCCAGTCACTGGTTGCTGAACGGGGGCGTCTACTACAACGGCAGCGAGGTGATCGGCGCCCATAATGCCGGGGAGCTCAACCACACTGGCGTCGGCTATGCGTGGCCGCTCCGGATGGCGTACCGGACGGCGGTGCAGCGGCTGAGCTCCGGCCGGCCCCGGACCGTGGTGCTAGCCACCTTCTCGCCGTCTCACTTTGAAGGCAGCACGGCGTTCAACGCCACggcgtgcacgaagaaggagccgtACAAGGAGGGGGAGAGGGATCTGGGATGGATCGATAAGGAGATGAGGGACATCGTCTACGACGAGGCGAAGGCCGCGAAGGCGAGGAGTGGTGACGGCAGCGCGGTGAGCATCGAGGTGCTGGACGTGACGACTCTGGCGGCGATGCGGCCGGACGGGCATCCTAGCGTGTACATGATCCGCGACCCGTTCGCAAACGGCGCCCAGGAGAAGATGATGTCCGACTGCCTCCACTTCTGCCTGCCCGGGCCGGTCGACACCTTCAACGAGATATTGCTGCAGCTcctgaggaagaggcggtga
- the LOC133883319 gene encoding xyloglucan O-acetyltransferase 1-like isoform X3 — protein MPGGGKSCNYSEGRWVWAPGHARRYNATECNVKWSHNCIRNGRHDTGYLDWRWQPEGCRLPAFDAKRFLSAMRGKHVAFVGDSMARNQVQSLICLLSAAFPPRIVYRDPEPWKCYFWRWAFPTHDVTVSFYWAPFIARATGKAVNESMAQNMNYVYLDALDDRWAADADTMDVVVLTAGHWFLNGAIYYNGSRVIGHHVHDELNASDIIGYAWPMQLAYRMALDRLSSGRPRTVMLATFSPPHFEGRTLTTGCPRKGPYEEGEKELRPVEKELRSLMYEEAEAATRRSGTTRVEVLDVTKLAFMRPDGHPGAYTHGDPSASGVHKWMLADCLHFCLPGPVDTFNEILQQLLTKSQGEVR, from the exons AT GCCGGGAGGAGGGAAGAGCTGCAACTATTCGGAGGGGAGGTGGGTGTGGGCGCCGGGCCACGCGCGGCGGTACAACGCCACCGAGTGCAACGTGAAGTGGAGCCACAACTGCATCCGCAACGGGCGGCACGACACGGGCTACCTCGACTGGCGGTGGCAGCCGGAAGGGTGCCGCCTGCCTGCGTTCGACGCCAAGAGGTTCCTCTCGGCGATGCGCGGCAAGCATGTGGCCTTCGTCGGCGACTCGATGGCACGGAACCAGGTCCAGTCCCTCATCTGCCTCCTCAGCGCGGCGTTCCCGCCCCGCATCGTGTACCGGGACCCCGAGCCGTGGAAGTGCTACTTCTGGCGCTGGGCGTTCCCAACGCACGACGTGACGGTGTCCTTTTACTGGGCGCCGTTCATCGCCAGGGCCACGGGCAAGGCGGTGAACGAGAGCATGGCACAAAACATGAACTATGTGTACCTCGACGCGCTCGACGACCGGTGGGCGGCCGACGCCGACACCATGGACGTTGTGGTGCTCACCGCCGGCCACTGGTTTTTGAACGGGGCCATCTACTACAACGGCAGCCGGGTGATCGGCCACCACGTCCACGACGAGCTCAACGCATCCGACATCATCGGCTACGCCTGGCCGATGCAGCTGGCGTATCGAATGGCGTTGGACAGGCTGAGCTCCGGCCGGCCACGAACCGTGATGCTAGCCACCTTCTCACCGCCTCACTTCGAAGGCAGAACCCTCACGACAGGGTGCCCGAGGAAGGGGCCGTACGAGGAGGGGGAGAAGGAGCTGCGACCCGTCGAGAAGGAGCTGAGGAGCCTCATGTACGAGGAGGCCGAGGCCGCGACGCGGAGGAGCGGCACGACGAGGGTCGAGGTGCTGGACGTGACGAAGCTGGCGTTTATGCGGCCGGACGGGCACCCCGGCGCGTACACCCACGGCGACCCGTCCGCGAGCGGCGTGCACAAGTGGATGTTGGCCGACTGCCTCCACTTCTGCCTGCCCGGGCCGGTGGACACGTTCAACGAGATACTGCAGCAGCTCCTGACGAAGAGCCAGGGCGAAGTTAGGTAG
- the LOC133883495 gene encoding xyloglucan O-acetyltransferase 2-like has translation MGSYQPLYQNGHKPSSSPANGVGPGHFHQRTGFTWLLCTVLCLSLLHLLCSPPPASHETVVAPVLQHIAITSGSDQGKRSCDYSEGQWVREPGYARRYNGTECNVKDSENCVRNGRPDTGYLDWRWQPAAAGCRLPAFDAGAFLAAVRGKHVAFIGDSMARNQAESLVCLLGASSSSSFPYRLVYRDPEPRTRKFWRWAFPSHNVTVSVYWAPFLARATGKSEDYSMPHNTVYLNSLAERWSADADTMDVAVISTGHWFWNPTIYCNGSVVLGTHLLPMFNYTNIGLFSPYREAIRMSIQRLIGSGRGGAGRTVVVATISPAHFEKAWNDPTTCARTEPYKDGEKEVETLAAELRRIAREEADAAAARSGGDGSGETRVMVLDVTKLASMRPDGHPGVYMHRDPFARGVPEQLQSDCLHFCLPGPVDTFNEILLQILTKNQ, from the exons ATGGGATCGTACCAGCCGCTATATCAGAACGGCCACAAGCCGTCGTCGTCTCCGGCCAACGGCGTCGGCCCCGGCCATTTCCACCAAAGAACCGGCTTCACCTGGCTCCTCTGCACCGTCCTCTGTTTGTCTCTGCTCCACCTCCTATGCAGCCCCCCGCCCGCCTCACACGAGACTGTGGTCGCGCCCGTGCTACAACACATCGCCATTACCTCTGGCTCTGATCAAG GAAAGAGAAGTTGCGACTACTCGGAGGGGCAGTGGGTGCGGGAGCCGGGCTACGCGCGGCGGTACAACGGAACGGAGTGCAACGTCAAGGACAGCGAGAACTGCGTCCGCAACGGGCGTCCGGACACCGGCTACCTCGACTGGCGGtggcagccggcggcggcggggtgccGCCTGCCGGCCTTCGACGCTGGGGCGTTCCTCGCCGCGGTCCGCGGCAAGCACGTCGCCTTCATCGGCGACTCGATGGCGCGGAACCAGGCCGAGTCGCTGGTCTGCCTCCTGggcgcgtcgtcgtcgtcgtcgttccCCTACCGCCTCGTGTACCGCGACCCGGAGCCCAGGACGCGCAAGTTCTGGCGCTGGGCGTTCCCGTCGCACAACGTGACGGTGTCCGTGTACTGGGCGCCGTTCCTGGCGCGCGCCACGGGCAAGTCGGAGGACTACAGCATGCCCCACAACACAGTGTACCTCAACTCGCTGGCGGAGCGGTGGTCGGCCGACGCCGACACCATGGACGTGGCGGTGATCAGCACGGGCCACTGGTTCTGGAACCCGACCATCTACTGCAATGGCAGCGTGGTGCTTGGCACGCACCTGCTCCCAATGTTCAATTACACCAACATCGGTTTGTTCTCGCCGTACCGGGAGGCCATCCGGATGTCGATACAGCGACTGATCGGCTCCGGCCGGGGCGGCGCCGGCCGCACCGTGGTGGTGGCGACCATCTCGCCCGCGCACTTCGAGAAGGCATGGAACGACCCCACGACGTGCGCGAGGACGGAGCCTTACAAGGATGGGGAGAAGGAGGTGGAGACCCTGGCCGCGGAGCTGAGAAGGATCGCTAGAGAGGAGGCCGACgcagcggcggcgaggagcggcGGGGACGGCTCCGGGGAGACGAGGGTCATGGTGCTGGACGTGACCAAGCTGGCTTCCATGCGTCCCGACGGGCACCCCGGCGTGTACATGCACCGCGACCCGTTCGCGCGCGGCGTGCCGGAGCAGCTGCAGAGCGACTGCCTCCACTTCTGCCTGCCCGGGCCGGTGGACACATTCAACGAGATACTGCTGCAGATCCTGACGAAGAATCAGTGA
- the LOC133883319 gene encoding xyloglucan O-acetyltransferase 1-like isoform X1: MRANKPLHPQKQKLSSPNGGKPGYFILPKSACIWFSCGFVSLALLHLFCCSSSGAREAVFSPLLQYVDDTYNFISSGPGGGKSCNYSEGRWVWAPGHARRYNATECNVKWSHNCIRNGRHDTGYLDWRWQPEGCRLPAFDAKRFLSAMRGKHVAFVGDSMARNQVQSLICLLSAAFPPRIVYRDPEPWKCYFWRWAFPTHDVTVSFYWAPFIARATGKAVNESMAQNMNYVYLDALDDRWAADADTMDVVVLTAGHWFLNGAIYYNGSRVIGHHVHDELNASDIIGYAWPMQLAYRMALDRLSSGRPRTVMLATFSPPHFEGRTLTTGCPRKGPYEEGEKELRPVEKELRSLMYEEAEAATRRSGTTRVEVLDVTKLAFMRPDGHPGAYTHGDPSASGVHKWMLADCLHFCLPGPVDTFNEILQQLLTKSQGEVR, from the exons ATGAGAGCGAACAAGCCACTGCATCCCCAGAAGCAGAAGCTATCGTCGCCCAACGGCGGCAAGCCGGGCTATTTCATCCTGCCCAAATCCGCCTGCATTTGGTTCTCCTGCGGATTCGTCTCCTTagccctcctccacctcttctGCTGTTCTTCTTCCGGCGCTCGAGAAGCGGTGTTCTCTCCCCTGCTCCAGTACGTCGATGACACATACAACTTCATCTCATCTGG GCCGGGAGGAGGGAAGAGCTGCAACTATTCGGAGGGGAGGTGGGTGTGGGCGCCGGGCCACGCGCGGCGGTACAACGCCACCGAGTGCAACGTGAAGTGGAGCCACAACTGCATCCGCAACGGGCGGCACGACACGGGCTACCTCGACTGGCGGTGGCAGCCGGAAGGGTGCCGCCTGCCTGCGTTCGACGCCAAGAGGTTCCTCTCGGCGATGCGCGGCAAGCATGTGGCCTTCGTCGGCGACTCGATGGCACGGAACCAGGTCCAGTCCCTCATCTGCCTCCTCAGCGCGGCGTTCCCGCCCCGCATCGTGTACCGGGACCCCGAGCCGTGGAAGTGCTACTTCTGGCGCTGGGCGTTCCCAACGCACGACGTGACGGTGTCCTTTTACTGGGCGCCGTTCATCGCCAGGGCCACGGGCAAGGCGGTGAACGAGAGCATGGCACAAAACATGAACTATGTGTACCTCGACGCGCTCGACGACCGGTGGGCGGCCGACGCCGACACCATGGACGTTGTGGTGCTCACCGCCGGCCACTGGTTTTTGAACGGGGCCATCTACTACAACGGCAGCCGGGTGATCGGCCACCACGTCCACGACGAGCTCAACGCATCCGACATCATCGGCTACGCCTGGCCGATGCAGCTGGCGTATCGAATGGCGTTGGACAGGCTGAGCTCCGGCCGGCCACGAACCGTGATGCTAGCCACCTTCTCACCGCCTCACTTCGAAGGCAGAACCCTCACGACAGGGTGCCCGAGGAAGGGGCCGTACGAGGAGGGGGAGAAGGAGCTGCGACCCGTCGAGAAGGAGCTGAGGAGCCTCATGTACGAGGAGGCCGAGGCCGCGACGCGGAGGAGCGGCACGACGAGGGTCGAGGTGCTGGACGTGACGAAGCTGGCGTTTATGCGGCCGGACGGGCACCCCGGCGCGTACACCCACGGCGACCCGTCCGCGAGCGGCGTGCACAAGTGGATGTTGGCCGACTGCCTCCACTTCTGCCTGCCCGGGCCGGTGGACACGTTCAACGAGATACTGCAGCAGCTCCTGACGAAGAGCCAGGGCGAAGTTAGGTAG